One window of Candidatus Nitrospira kreftii genomic DNA carries:
- a CDS encoding hypothetical protein (conserved protein of unknown function), giving the protein MTHFIQSADDLRWLIGHTGGFRSGYITDIQISKRRLFDEESGRDILAGTTISVTIRYQVRGLVRVAKLTMTGVTDFSVFEQDGADCSSLGIIQTELNAGKLRFWFDPQGELYVVCDEAHLEEIAAPFVPTRKAVELARWIFQGRTAQGPTLDWLLHKLDQAGLPCIWRETTRDVETHPVVQWEGDLIPVGDSQNDADDMMHVMAYGPLEREGFGLLLRVIGDQDRRMSRMLEVLADHITRNFSGDCLVGTTIIPGREWENWLAREQDSRRNR; this is encoded by the coding sequence ATGACCCATTTCATCCAGAGCGCTGACGATCTACGATGGTTGATCGGCCATACAGGCGGGTTCCGCTCGGGCTATATCACCGACATACAGATCTCCAAGCGCCGCCTCTTTGACGAAGAGTCCGGGCGGGATATCCTTGCAGGGACGACGATTTCTGTAACCATTCGTTACCAGGTTCGTGGATTAGTCCGAGTCGCCAAACTCACAATGACGGGCGTAACGGATTTTTCGGTTTTTGAGCAAGATGGGGCCGATTGTTCTTCCCTCGGCATCATCCAGACGGAGTTAAACGCGGGGAAATTGCGGTTTTGGTTCGATCCGCAGGGCGAGCTCTATGTCGTGTGCGATGAGGCTCATCTGGAGGAAATCGCTGCTCCATTCGTGCCCACACGGAAGGCGGTAGAACTCGCTCGATGGATTTTCCAAGGTCGGACTGCCCAAGGCCCCACCCTTGACTGGCTGTTACACAAGCTGGATCAGGCTGGCCTACCCTGCATCTGGCGTGAGACGACTCGAGACGTCGAGACACACCCCGTGGTGCAATGGGAGGGTGATCTGATTCCGGTCGGCGATTCCCAGAACGACGCAGACGACATGATGCATGTCATGGCCTATGGCCCATTAGAGAGGGAGGGCTTTGGATTATTGCTACGGGTGATCGGGGATCAAGACCGACGCATGAGCCGTATGCTCGAGGTCCTTGCCGATCATATCACTCGAAACTTTTCAGGTGACTGCCTGGTCGGCACGACGATCATTCCAGGCCGCGAATGGGAGAACTGGCTCGCACGAGAACAGGATTCGCGACGAAATCGGTGA